In Phaeobacter porticola, one DNA window encodes the following:
- a CDS encoding lytic transglycosylase domain-containing protein, which produces MFKLLMGVGLVAGIVGQMAMADMFSTKSQRKLFASHARVLDERAAGQYKNSIRLQPPTIHTPSKYGSLPYSGKYRGEYLHVARSAAQKHGVPEDLFLRLVQQESGWNPSAKSHKGALGLAQLMPATAKALGVDATDPKQNLEGGARYLARQYRKFGSWRLALAAYNAGPEAVRKHGGVPPYRETQNYVKKIWGS; this is translated from the coding sequence ATGTTTAAGCTGTTGATGGGGGTTGGTCTGGTCGCAGGTATCGTAGGCCAGATGGCGATGGCTGATATGTTCAGCACAAAAAGTCAGCGCAAGCTGTTTGCATCGCACGCCCGTGTGCTGGATGAACGCGCCGCTGGTCAGTATAAGAATTCAATCCGCCTACAGCCGCCGACCATTCATACCCCGTCGAAATATGGCAGCCTTCCCTACAGCGGCAAATATCGGGGTGAGTATCTGCATGTGGCGCGCTCCGCAGCGCAGAAACATGGCGTGCCCGAAGACCTGTTCCTGCGGCTGGTGCAACAGGAAAGCGGCTGGAACCCAAGTGCGAAATCCCACAAAGGTGCGTTGGGTCTGGCACAGCTGATGCCGGCCACCGCCAAGGCGCTTGGCGTGGATGCCACTGACCCCAAGCAGAACCTGGAAGGCGGTGCGCGCTATCTGGCGCGACAATACCGCAAGTTCGGGTCCTGGCGTCTGGCGCTGGCAGCCTATAACGCAGGCCCGGAAGCGGTGCGCAAACATGGCGGTGTGCCGCCCTACCGCGAAACCCAGAATTACGTGAAGAAGATCTGGGGC